A genomic window from Sphingobacterium sp. BN32 includes:
- a CDS encoding RagB/SusD family nutrient uptake outer membrane protein, with product MKMKVKNLLTYSAVLLISMASCTKDLELDPISQISNQSFWKSEGDVTGALNGMYVRLRTQAIGNLFAWGEMRSETMDRSLAGSAGLQVFYYNELDRANVGLAAGNGMVNSTWQGMYTVIHDANLLLKYAPDITYSSDAVKNQILAEAHAMRAYAYFVLTKTWGALPIVTDPTEGYKPDVIMKERSSKEDVMKLIKSDIETSLSLFPTANFKTGRNMWSKPAVHALKADVSLWTGKTMGGGASDFQVALTSIAEIEKADVALLPNYASIFDYDNKGNKEILMAVRFQDLEAGDNMFANLYMSGAYMTSAADQATKDKLGVLGGLPIMSMSKLARDQFSLDDQRRDATFIEVSIPKAGGGTEVFASVISKFSGTVIGGNRRFIDDIVLYRFGDVLLMKAEAQNALGQDPTEAINKVRNRAYGANYAKHIYVHTSAANADEAILKERLLELAVEGKRWWDLVRFNKAFDLVPSLQNKKGKNHLLLFPISETTLSLEPKIQQNEGYL from the coding sequence ATGAAAATGAAAGTAAAAAATCTATTAACATATAGTGCCGTGCTATTGATTTCAATGGCATCTTGTACCAAAGACTTAGAGCTGGATCCCATAAGCCAAATTTCCAACCAATCGTTTTGGAAATCTGAGGGAGATGTGACCGGCGCATTAAATGGCATGTACGTCAGACTTCGCACGCAGGCAATAGGAAACCTTTTTGCTTGGGGCGAAATGAGGTCCGAAACGATGGATCGAAGTCTGGCCGGTTCAGCAGGACTGCAAGTATTCTATTACAATGAATTAGATCGTGCCAATGTTGGATTAGCGGCAGGAAACGGAATGGTAAATTCCACTTGGCAGGGCATGTACACCGTTATTCACGACGCCAATCTATTGTTAAAATATGCACCGGATATTACGTATTCATCAGATGCTGTTAAGAACCAAATTCTGGCTGAAGCCCATGCAATGCGCGCATATGCCTACTTTGTATTGACCAAAACCTGGGGAGCCTTGCCTATCGTGACGGACCCTACGGAAGGATATAAGCCAGACGTCATTATGAAAGAGCGCTCCTCCAAAGAGGATGTGATGAAGCTTATAAAGTCGGATATTGAAACATCATTGAGTTTGTTTCCGACCGCTAATTTCAAAACGGGCAGAAATATGTGGTCTAAACCTGCTGTCCATGCATTAAAAGCTGACGTTAGCCTTTGGACTGGAAAAACAATGGGAGGCGGGGCTTCAGATTTTCAGGTAGCCTTAACTTCAATCGCCGAAATCGAGAAGGCAGACGTGGCTCTCTTACCGAACTACGCCTCTATATTTGATTATGATAATAAAGGGAATAAGGAAATCCTGATGGCTGTTCGATTCCAGGACCTTGAAGCTGGAGATAATATGTTCGCCAACCTTTATATGTCAGGCGCCTATATGACTTCTGCGGCTGATCAGGCAACCAAAGATAAATTGGGCGTGCTTGGAGGTTTGCCAATTATGTCAATGAGCAAGCTTGCGAGAGATCAATTTTCTTTGGATGATCAACGTCGCGACGCGACATTTATTGAAGTCAGCATTCCTAAAGCGGGGGGCGGAACGGAAGTTTTCGCTTCGGTAATTTCGAAATTCAGTGGAACGGTAATCGGTGGAAATAGACGTTTTATCGATGATATCGTTTTATATAGATTTGGCGATGTGCTACTGATGAAAGCCGAAGCGCAGAATGCGCTTGGACAGGATCCAACAGAGGCCATAAATAAGGTTCGCAATAGAGCGTATGGCGCGAATTACGCAAAGCATATCTATGTACATACGAGTGCGGCCAATGCGGACGAAGCAATTTTGAAGGAACGATTGTTAGAACTTGCAGTTGAAGGGAAACGCTGGTGGGATTTAGTCAGATTCAACAAAGCGTTTGACCTTGTGCCATCCTTGCAAAATAAGAAAGGGAAAAATCATTTGTTATTGTTCCCAATTTCCGAAACAACATTAAGCTTGGAGCCAAAAATACAGCAAAACGAAGGGTATTTGTAA
- a CDS encoding FadR/GntR family transcriptional regulator produces the protein MKLQGIKPIENMTQVDRIEMNLHDYFRNENFLPGDSIPKEIELAEAMGVSRTAMREALTRFKTLGIIESKKNRGMVMTEPDVLQNMNVVMNPRLLNQDTMQDFFELRLVIEMGIVDILYVRKTDESIKKLEEIVEKEAGAKTINEILKLDIEFHSTLYKISGNHTIERFQRILMPVFDYMKNTLHIRSQEQTEDYVSHKVLIRILKTGTVEEFRQAMYKHLIQYFEQIK, from the coding sequence ATGAAATTACAGGGAATAAAACCAATTGAAAACATGACGCAAGTAGATCGAATTGAAATGAACTTGCACGATTATTTTCGAAATGAAAACTTCTTACCTGGAGATTCAATTCCCAAAGAAATAGAATTAGCAGAAGCAATGGGCGTAAGCCGGACGGCGATGCGCGAAGCCTTGACACGTTTCAAAACCTTAGGAATCATTGAATCGAAAAAAAATAGAGGCATGGTGATGACCGAGCCAGACGTTTTGCAGAACATGAACGTTGTGATGAATCCGCGTCTGTTAAATCAGGACACGATGCAAGATTTTTTCGAACTACGCTTAGTTATTGAAATGGGGATTGTCGACATTCTCTATGTCCGAAAGACGGATGAGAGCATCAAGAAACTGGAAGAAATCGTGGAAAAAGAAGCGGGCGCCAAGACGATCAATGAAATATTAAAATTAGATATCGAGTTCCACAGCACCTTATATAAAATATCTGGAAATCATACAATTGAACGTTTCCAACGCATTTTAATGCCGGTATTTGACTACATGAAAAACACGCTGCACATTCGTAGCCAGGAACAAACCGAGGATTATGTTTCACATAAAGTGTTAATCCGGATCTTAAAAACGGGTACTGTTGAAGAGTTTAGACAAGCGATGTATAAGCACCTGATTCAGTATTTCGAACAGATAAAATAG
- a CDS encoding sialidase family protein: MKKHFFAICLAVCSLSFIDAPHAQAQQVPHLKNNVVLKLSPSSSNPRNSEGSFVTLKDGSILFIYSHYTSGSGGDHDPAHLASRISKDGGKTWTSSDQRVLDNEGGMNVMSVSLLRLKNGEIALFYLRKNSTDDCIPYVRFSKDEAKTWSEPIACIQDKKGYFVLNNDRVIQLKNGRLLMAVAWHKNLNSEMSGNGNLFSYYSDDNGRTWKSGSEALGPKGIITQEPGVVELKNGDIMMFIRATGGKQLVSYSKDKGQTWSAAVPYNLNSPLSPASIERIPSTGDLFAIWNNNDGSNPATKGERTPLTIAISKDDGKTWQKVKNIEIDPDGWYCYMGIHFDKQNVLLSYCAGSQQARSHLNVTDIALLSLKDIYK, encoded by the coding sequence ATGAAAAAACATTTCTTCGCCATTTGCTTGGCCGTATGCTCCTTGAGTTTTATCGATGCTCCCCATGCACAAGCGCAGCAGGTTCCTCATTTAAAGAACAATGTGGTGCTTAAGTTATCTCCAAGTTCATCAAATCCTCGCAATAGCGAAGGCTCGTTTGTAACCTTGAAAGATGGAAGCATTTTATTTATTTATTCTCATTACACTTCGGGAAGTGGAGGAGATCATGATCCCGCTCATTTAGCGAGTAGAATTTCTAAAGATGGCGGAAAAACATGGACATCTTCTGATCAGCGTGTATTGGATAATGAAGGCGGGATGAACGTCATGTCTGTTTCGTTATTGCGCTTAAAGAATGGCGAAATTGCGCTGTTCTACTTAAGAAAAAACTCAACCGACGATTGTATTCCTTACGTTCGCTTTTCAAAAGATGAGGCAAAGACTTGGTCAGAGCCAATTGCTTGTATTCAAGATAAAAAAGGATATTTCGTGTTAAATAACGATCGTGTTATCCAATTGAAGAATGGTCGTTTATTGATGGCTGTTGCTTGGCACAAGAATCTGAATTCTGAGATGTCTGGAAATGGCAATCTATTTAGTTACTACTCGGATGACAATGGTCGGACCTGGAAGTCAGGTTCGGAGGCCTTAGGACCAAAAGGAATTATTACGCAAGAACCGGGTGTTGTGGAATTAAAAAATGGCGATATCATGATGTTCATTCGTGCTACCGGGGGTAAACAACTGGTTTCCTATTCGAAAGATAAGGGGCAAACTTGGTCTGCTGCGGTTCCATATAATCTAAATTCACCATTATCGCCAGCCAGTATCGAAAGGATTCCGAGCACTGGAGATTTATTTGCTATCTGGAACAATAACGACGGCTCCAATCCGGCAACAAAAGGAGAACGCACGCCTTTGACCATTGCTATTTCTAAAGACGATGGTAAAACTTGGCAGAAGGTGAAGAACATTGAAATTGATCCGGATGGTTGGTATTGTTATATGGGTATACACTTCGATAAACAGAATGTGCTGCTTTCCTATTGTGCCGGCAGCCAGCAAGCGCGCTCACACTTGAATGTGACGGATATTGCGCTGCTTAGTTTAAAGGATATTTATAAATAA
- a CDS encoding succinylglutamate desuccinylase/aspartoacylase family protein, with translation MADTAGIWEIRSAEAGPRVLVLAGVHGDEYEPMIAASQLKSQIGSDLNRGSLTIIPIVNKSAFSIGARCGEDGLDLARNCPGDPESSITLQHAASVAEHIKNADYLIDMHTGGQLFDLYPLAGYMLHENETVLEKQRQMARAFGLPLIWGTDPLPEGRTLSIARDHHIPAIYVEFGGPGPIRNEVVSAYIQGCLNILSDLRMLDRETTHDSEAKYFVEDNTVGAGYLQGKMASPLDGIFEASVSVGEHIKNGDRWGIVYDAETLTAQDIFADTDGLVLFVRAIPRVKQGDSLGGVLKINN, from the coding sequence ATGGCAGATACAGCAGGGATTTGGGAAATAAGATCTGCAGAAGCAGGACCGCGGGTTCTAGTTTTGGCAGGTGTACATGGAGATGAATACGAGCCAATGATTGCAGCTTCTCAGCTAAAAAGTCAAATTGGTTCTGATTTAAATAGAGGTAGTTTAACCATAATTCCGATCGTCAACAAGAGCGCCTTTTCCATTGGCGCTCGTTGTGGCGAGGATGGATTAGATCTGGCAAGGAATTGCCCAGGGGATCCGGAGAGTTCGATTACTCTTCAACATGCAGCAAGCGTAGCCGAGCATATTAAGAATGCTGATTATTTGATTGATATGCATACAGGCGGTCAACTGTTCGATCTGTATCCCTTAGCGGGCTATATGTTGCATGAGAATGAGACCGTGTTGGAAAAACAACGCCAAATGGCGAGAGCTTTTGGTCTCCCCTTAATCTGGGGGACTGATCCTTTGCCCGAGGGAAGAACACTTTCTATTGCTCGCGATCATCATATTCCAGCTATATATGTTGAATTCGGAGGACCTGGTCCTATTAGGAACGAAGTAGTCAGCGCCTATATCCAAGGCTGTCTGAATATTCTTTCCGACTTAAGGATGTTGGATCGAGAAACTACACACGACAGCGAAGCAAAATATTTTGTTGAAGATAACACAGTGGGAGCGGGCTATTTGCAAGGAAAAATGGCATCGCCATTAGATGGCATTTTTGAGGCTAGTGTGTCTGTTGGTGAGCATATAAAAAATGGTGATCGCTGGGGTATTGTTTATGATGCGGAGACTTTAACCGCTCAGGACATATTTGCTGATACGGATGGATTAGTATTGTTTGTCAGAGCCATCCCTAGGGTTAAGCAAGGCGATTCTCTAGGCGGGGTATTAAAGATTAATAATTAG
- a CDS encoding SDR family NAD(P)-dependent oxidoreductase, giving the protein MEKRVVIITGAAGGIGRALVQRFLEEGYALALVDRSKDEILQSNPCLESDAASYLILDGDLSDDNFLRFIVATVFDKWGKIDVLVNNAIWRKAESLAESSLEDWNRTMAVGITAPAFLSKYVAEALLPKRLACCIINLSSVMSSFVSGYASAYTVCKGAIESLTYELATLYGPRGFRAVAVRPGAVATALSSDYEGPQGENISDTIQREVENRTALSRSAQASEIAEAIIWLSSDKASFITGTCLTIDGGLEHNFNPYHIKKLLKPNQF; this is encoded by the coding sequence ATGGAAAAAAGGGTAGTCATCATAACAGGGGCAGCCGGAGGAATTGGGCGAGCTTTGGTGCAGCGTTTTTTAGAAGAGGGCTATGCTTTAGCGTTAGTCGATCGATCGAAAGACGAAATCCTTCAGTCTAACCCATGTCTGGAAAGCGACGCTGCTTCATACCTCATTTTGGACGGAGACTTATCCGACGATAATTTCTTAAGATTCATCGTAGCAACCGTCTTCGACAAATGGGGGAAGATAGACGTGCTGGTTAATAATGCGATATGGCGGAAGGCAGAAAGTCTTGCTGAAAGTAGCTTGGAAGACTGGAATAGAACAATGGCGGTTGGCATAACAGCGCCAGCATTTCTCTCCAAGTATGTTGCCGAAGCGCTTCTACCTAAAAGACTAGCCTGCTGTATTATCAACCTGTCCAGCGTAATGTCTTCGTTCGTTTCGGGTTATGCTTCCGCTTATACGGTGTGCAAGGGGGCGATCGAAAGCTTGACTTACGAACTAGCCACCTTGTATGGGCCACGCGGTTTTCGCGCCGTAGCGGTACGCCCAGGTGCCGTAGCGACAGCCTTGTCTTCAGACTACGAGGGGCCTCAAGGCGAAAATATCAGCGATACTATCCAACGCGAGGTAGAAAATAGAACTGCATTATCTAGATCAGCGCAGGCCTCTGAAATAGCGGAAGCTATTATTTGGTTAAGTTCCGATAAAGCAAGCTTCATCACAGGGACTTGTTTAACAATCGATGGCGGTTTAGAGCATAATTTCAATCCCTACCATATCAAAAAACTATTAAAGCCAAATCAGTTTTGA